One Orrella dioscoreae genomic window carries:
- a CDS encoding ABC transporter ATP-binding protein — MSTMLSRSQPAYEDLGGPAQPLLSVRGLIKHFPLKQELFAGRKGRKAVRAVDGVDFEVLKGETLGVVGESGCGKSTTARLVMQLIAQDRGELVFDGQTVGSRTLNLRAFRRQTQMVFQDSYSSLNPRMTIEDSVAFSPVVHGTSRREATALARDLLDRVGLDPARFAGRYPHELSGGQRQRVNIARALALRPRLVILDEAVSALDKSVEGQVLNLLLDLKQDFGLTYMFISHDLNVVRYVSDRVMVMYLGEVVELGPVDQVFDAPRHPYTQALLRSMPSLDPEQRTQTAPLSGDPPNPIDPPSGCRFHTRCAQARAACAAQAPEVVLQDGHAVRCLMHQPGSGYANSGALA, encoded by the coding sequence ATGAGCACGATGCTTTCCAGGTCCCAGCCTGCCTACGAAGACCTGGGCGGTCCCGCGCAGCCATTGCTGAGCGTGCGGGGCCTGATCAAGCACTTCCCGCTGAAGCAGGAACTGTTCGCTGGCCGCAAGGGGCGCAAGGCCGTGCGCGCGGTCGACGGCGTCGATTTCGAGGTGCTCAAGGGCGAGACCCTGGGCGTGGTCGGCGAGTCGGGCTGTGGCAAGTCGACCACCGCGCGCCTGGTGATGCAGTTGATCGCGCAGGACCGGGGCGAGCTGGTGTTCGACGGGCAGACCGTGGGGTCGCGCACGCTGAACCTGCGCGCTTTCCGGCGACAGACGCAGATGGTGTTCCAGGACAGCTATTCGTCGCTGAACCCGCGCATGACCATCGAGGACTCGGTGGCGTTCTCGCCCGTGGTGCATGGCACGTCCAGGCGCGAGGCCACGGCGCTTGCACGCGACCTGCTGGACCGCGTGGGGCTGGACCCGGCGCGTTTCGCCGGCCGGTATCCGCACGAGCTGTCGGGCGGGCAGCGGCAGCGGGTCAACATCGCGCGCGCGTTGGCGCTGCGCCCGCGGCTGGTCATCCTGGACGAGGCGGTGTCGGCCCTGGACAAGTCGGTCGAGGGGCAGGTGCTGAACCTGTTGCTCGACCTGAAGCAGGATTTCGGGCTGACCTATATGTTCATCAGCCATGACCTGAACGTCGTGCGTTATGTCTCGGACCGCGTCATGGTGATGTACCTGGGCGAGGTGGTCGAGCTGGGGCCGGTCGATCAGGTCTTCGATGCGCCGCGCCATCCCTACACGCAGGCCCTGTTGCGCTCGATGCCCTCGCTCGATCCCGAGCAGCGCACCCAGACTGCGCCGCTGTCCGGCGACCCGCCCAATCCCATCGATCCGCCTTCGGGTTGCCGCTTTCATACGCGTTGCGCGCAGGCGCGCGCGGCCTGTGCGGCGCAGGCGCCTGAAGTGGTGCTTCAGGATGGGCATGCGGTGCGCTGCCTGATGCATCAGCCCGGTTCGGGCTATGCCAATTCGGGAGCACTGGCATGA
- a CDS encoding ABC transporter permease, which translates to MADSTLRVAAVATPAATLPIVRSPGYWSNVLRRLRRDPVALGAGAVILLLIIVALLAPWITPADPYQASMLRRLRPIGTEGYPLGADELGRDMLSRLMVGARLSLFMGIVPVIAAFVIGSAVGILAGYAGGMTNTVIMRVVDVFFAFPSVLLAIALSGTLGAGILNAIISLTIVFIPQIVRVAESVTTQVRRSDYVDAARASGAGPVTIVRVHVLSNVLGPIFVYATSLISVSMILASGLSFLGLGVRPPEPEWGLMLNTLRTAIYTQPWVAALPGVMIFITSISFNLLSDGLRSAMEVKE; encoded by the coding sequence ATGGCCGACTCTACCTTGCGCGTCGCCGCTGTCGCCACGCCGGCCGCGACCCTGCCCATCGTGCGTTCGCCCGGCTACTGGTCCAACGTCCTGCGCCGGCTGCGTCGCGATCCCGTCGCGCTGGGCGCCGGCGCCGTGATCCTGCTGCTGATCATCGTGGCCTTGCTGGCGCCTTGGATCACGCCGGCCGACCCGTACCAGGCGTCGATGCTGCGGCGCCTGCGCCCGATCGGCACCGAGGGCTATCCGCTGGGCGCCGACGAACTGGGCCGCGACATGCTGTCGCGTCTCATGGTGGGCGCGCGCTTGTCGCTCTTCATGGGCATCGTGCCCGTGATCGCGGCCTTCGTCATCGGGAGCGCCGTGGGGATATTGGCGGGCTATGCCGGCGGCATGACCAACACCGTCATCATGCGCGTGGTCGACGTGTTCTTTGCGTTTCCCTCGGTGCTGCTGGCCATCGCGCTGTCGGGCACGCTGGGGGCAGGCATCCTGAACGCCATCATCTCGCTCACCATCGTGTTCATTCCGCAGATCGTGCGGGTGGCCGAAAGCGTGACCACGCAGGTGCGCCGCAGCGACTACGTCGATGCGGCGCGTGCGTCGGGGGCCGGCCCGGTGACCATCGTGCGCGTGCACGTCCTGTCGAACGTGCTGGGACCGATATTCGTCTATGCCACGAGCCTGATCTCGGTCTCGATGATCCTGGCGTCCGGCCTGTCCTTCCTGGGGCTGGGCGTGCGTCCGCCGGAACCGGAGTGGGGCCTGATGCTCAATACCCTGCGCACGGCCATCTACACGCAGCCGTGGGTCGCGGCGCTGCCGGGCGTCATGATCTTCATCACGTCCATCTCGTTCAACCTGCTGTCCGACGGACTGCGCAGCGCCATGGAGGTGAAGGAATGA
- a CDS encoding ABC transporter permease, producing MLGYVFRRVAYALPIMVGVALLCFLLIHLAPGDPLVSILPPDASVELQRQLMTLYGFDRPLPEQFLSWIWRALQGDLGVSIATGRPVATEVWHAVGNTLRLACVATVLGFIVGSFLGFVGGYYRNSVMDRIASFVSVVGVSVPHYWLGMVLVIVFSTQLMWLPPTGAGPGSSADWAFDWAHIRHMILPAVTMSVIPMGIIARTVRALVAETLSQEFVVGLRARGLSDLGVFLHVVKNCAPTALAVMGLQLGYLLGGSILIETVFSWPGTGFLLNAAIFQRDLPLLQGTILVLALFFVVLNLLVDILQGLFDPRIERS from the coding sequence ATGCTCGGGTATGTCTTTCGGCGCGTCGCCTACGCCTTGCCCATCATGGTGGGCGTTGCGCTGCTGTGCTTTCTTCTGATCCATCTGGCGCCGGGCGATCCGCTGGTGTCGATCCTGCCGCCAGACGCGTCGGTCGAGCTGCAGCGGCAGTTGATGACGCTGTATGGCTTTGATCGTCCCTTGCCGGAGCAATTCCTGTCCTGGATCTGGCGGGCGCTGCAGGGCGACCTGGGCGTCTCCATCGCCACGGGTCGGCCGGTGGCCACCGAGGTGTGGCATGCGGTTGGCAACACCTTGCGCCTTGCCTGTGTGGCCACGGTGCTGGGCTTCATCGTGGGCAGCTTCCTGGGGTTCGTGGGGGGCTATTACCGCAACTCGGTGATGGACCGCATCGCGTCGTTCGTGTCGGTGGTCGGCGTCAGCGTGCCGCACTACTGGCTGGGCATGGTGCTGGTCATCGTGTTCTCGACGCAGCTGATGTGGCTGCCGCCGACGGGCGCCGGGCCGGGCAGTTCGGCCGATTGGGCGTTCGACTGGGCGCACATCCGGCACATGATCCTGCCCGCCGTGACCATGTCGGTGATCCCGATGGGCATCATCGCGCGGACGGTGCGGGCGCTGGTGGCCGAAACCCTGTCCCAGGAGTTCGTGGTGGGCCTGCGCGCGCGCGGCCTGTCCGACCTGGGCGTCTTCCTGCATGTGGTGAAGAACTGTGCGCCCACTGCGCTGGCGGTGATGGGGCTGCAGCTGGGCTATCTGCTGGGCGGCTCGATCCTGATCGAAACCGTCTTCTCGTGGCCCGGCACCGGATTCCTGCTGAACGCCGCCATCTTCCAGCGTGACCTGCCGCTGCTGCAGGGAACGATCCTGGTGCTGGCCCTGTTCTTCGTGGTGCTGAACCTGCTGGTCGACATCCTGCAGGGGCTGTTCGATCCACGCATCGAAAGGAGCTGA
- a CDS encoding ABC transporter substrate-binding protein — translation MQTRSIRIKTLAAAVAMLAAGAALTLPGVAQAEKVLRIGMTAGDIPRTLGQPDQGFEGNRFTGIPMYDGLTQWDLSQKDGPSVLIPDLAESWEVDAKDNTVWVFKLRPGVTFHDGSPFNADAVVWNVGKVLDKSAPQFDASQVGVTASRMPTLRSARKIDDLTVELKTSEPDSFLPINLTNLYMASPAHWQKKLAEVPASVTDAAERSQRAWAAFAVDASGTGPFKMASFVPRERLELVKNDQYWDEKRRPKIDRVVLLPLPEANARTAALMSGQVDWIEAPAPDAFDAIKSRGFVIYSNEQPHVWPWQLSFNEGSPWLDRRVRHAANLCVNRGELKQLLGGMMGEPKGTVPPGHPWWGNPTFDIKYDPEAARKLMAEAGYSKAKPIKVKVQTSASGSGQMQPLPMNEYVQQNLKECYFDVTFDVVEWNTLFTNWRKGAKDPSANGSDAINVSYASMDPFFAMVRFVSTKTFPPVSNNWGYFGNAEIDGLIAAARTTFTPAERDAALAKLHARVVEEAPFVWIAHDVGPRAISPKVKGVVQPKSWFIDIATMSID, via the coding sequence ATGCAGACACGGAGTATTCGCATCAAGACCCTCGCTGCCGCGGTAGCCATGCTGGCGGCCGGCGCCGCGCTGACGCTCCCTGGGGTGGCGCAAGCCGAGAAGGTGCTGCGCATCGGCATGACGGCGGGCGACATCCCGCGCACGCTGGGCCAGCCCGACCAGGGCTTCGAGGGCAATCGCTTTACCGGTATTCCGATGTACGACGGGTTGACGCAATGGGACCTGTCGCAGAAGGACGGTCCGAGCGTGCTGATTCCGGATCTGGCCGAGTCGTGGGAAGTGGACGCCAAGGACAACACCGTGTGGGTGTTCAAGCTGCGCCCCGGCGTGACCTTCCACGACGGCTCGCCCTTCAATGCCGACGCCGTGGTCTGGAACGTGGGCAAGGTGCTGGACAAGAGCGCGCCGCAATTCGATGCCAGCCAGGTGGGCGTCACCGCCTCGCGCATGCCCACGCTGAGGTCGGCGCGCAAGATCGATGACCTGACCGTCGAGTTGAAGACCTCGGAGCCCGACTCCTTTCTTCCCATCAACCTGACCAACCTGTACATGGCGTCTCCGGCGCATTGGCAGAAGAAGCTGGCGGAGGTGCCGGCCTCCGTCACCGATGCGGCGGAGCGCTCGCAGCGGGCCTGGGCGGCCTTCGCGGTCGATGCGTCGGGCACGGGGCCCTTCAAGATGGCGAGCTTCGTGCCGCGTGAACGGCTGGAACTGGTGAAGAACGACCAATACTGGGACGAGAAGCGCCGGCCCAAGATCGACCGCGTCGTGCTGCTGCCCTTGCCGGAAGCCAATGCCCGCACCGCCGCGCTGATGTCGGGGCAGGTGGACTGGATCGAGGCGCCGGCGCCGGATGCCTTCGACGCCATCAAGAGCCGTGGCTTCGTGATCTATTCCAACGAGCAGCCGCACGTGTGGCCGTGGCAGTTGTCGTTCAATGAGGGGTCGCCCTGGCTGGACCGCCGTGTGCGCCATGCCGCCAACCTGTGCGTGAATCGCGGCGAGCTCAAGCAGCTGCTGGGGGGCATGATGGGCGAGCCCAAGGGCACCGTGCCCCCGGGCCACCCGTGGTGGGGCAACCCCACGTTCGACATCAAGTACGACCCCGAGGCCGCGCGCAAGCTGATGGCAGAGGCGGGCTATTCCAAGGCCAAGCCGATCAAGGTGAAGGTGCAGACCTCGGCGTCGGGGTCCGGCCAGATGCAGCCGCTGCCCATGAACGAGTACGTGCAGCAGAACCTGAAGGAGTGCTACTTCGACGTGACCTTCGACGTGGTCGAGTGGAACACCTTGTTCACGAACTGGCGCAAGGGGGCGAAGGATCCCTCGGCCAATGGCAGCGACGCCATCAACGTCAGCTACGCCTCGATGGATCCGTTCTTCGCGATGGTGCGTTTCGTCAGCACCAAGACCTTCCCGCCGGTCTCCAACAACTGGGGCTACTTCGGCAACGCCGAGATCGACGGCCTGATCGCGGCGGCGCGCACCACCTTCACGCCCGCCGAGCGCGACGCCGCGCTTGCCAAGCTGCATGCGCGCGTGGTCGAGGAAGCCCCGTTCGTGTGGATCGCGCACGACGTCGGCCCGCGTGCGATCTCGCCCAAGGTCAAGGGCGTGGTGCAGCCCAAGAGCTGGTTCATCGATATCGCCACGATGTCGATCGACTGA
- a CDS encoding Zn-dependent hydrolase, with product MHSAAPDTHTDIHIDGTRLWQSLMDLARIGATEKGGVCRLALTDLDRQGRDLFCAWARDAGCEIRVDAIGNIFARRAGRSDTLPVVMTGSHIDTQPTGGKFDGNYGVLAGLEVLRTLNDAGIQTEAPLELVVWTNEEGSRFVPVMMGSGVYAGAFTLDHALGQADREGVSVREALASIGYAGAEPVPPARADGVAAYFEAHIEQGPVLENADTVIGVVTAALGQRWYDVVLTGVEAHAGPTPMPLRHDALLAASDVVRAANDIALAHAPNARATVGWMDVFPNSRNVIPGRVRFTVDMRAADDKTLSAMDTALRAAVAAAAERGGVSAQVEQVVYFPPQPFAQELVQSVRQGAAALGLSAMDVVSGAGHDAVYMARVAPAAMIFVPCKDGISHNEIEDARPDHLEAGCNVLLHAMLARAGVAD from the coding sequence ATGCATTCCGCAGCCCCCGACACCCACACCGACATACACATCGACGGCACTCGCCTCTGGCAGTCCCTGATGGACCTCGCCCGCATCGGCGCCACGGAGAAAGGCGGAGTCTGCCGCCTGGCGCTGACCGATCTCGACCGGCAGGGCCGTGACCTGTTCTGTGCCTGGGCCAGGGACGCCGGCTGCGAGATCCGCGTCGACGCGATCGGCAATATCTTTGCGCGCCGCGCTGGGCGCAGCGACACGCTGCCGGTGGTCATGACCGGCAGCCACATCGACACGCAGCCCACCGGCGGCAAGTTCGACGGCAACTATGGCGTGCTGGCCGGGCTGGAGGTGCTGCGCACGCTCAACGACGCCGGCATCCAGACCGAGGCCCCGCTGGAGCTGGTGGTCTGGACCAACGAGGAGGGCTCGCGCTTCGTGCCCGTCATGATGGGCTCGGGCGTCTATGCCGGCGCCTTCACGCTTGACCATGCCTTGGGCCAGGCGGATCGCGAAGGCGTGAGCGTGCGCGAGGCCTTGGCAAGCATCGGGTATGCGGGCGCGGAACCGGTGCCGCCGGCACGGGCCGACGGCGTCGCGGCCTATTTCGAGGCGCACATCGAGCAGGGCCCCGTGCTAGAGAATGCCGACACGGTGATCGGCGTGGTGACGGCCGCGCTGGGGCAGCGCTGGTATGACGTGGTGCTGACGGGCGTGGAGGCGCACGCGGGACCGACGCCGATGCCGCTGCGCCACGACGCCTTGCTGGCCGCGTCCGACGTGGTGCGCGCCGCCAACGACATCGCGCTGGCCCATGCGCCCAATGCGCGCGCGACGGTGGGCTGGATGGACGTGTTCCCCAATTCGCGCAACGTGATTCCGGGCCGCGTCCGGTTCACGGTGGATATGCGCGCCGCCGACGACAAGACGCTGTCGGCGATGGACACCGCGCTGCGCGCGGCGGTCGCGGCGGCGGCGGAGCGCGGCGGTGTCAGCGCCCAGGTCGAGCAGGTGGTGTATTTCCCGCCGCAGCCGTTCGCGCAGGAGCTGGTGCAGTCCGTGCGCCAGGGGGCGGCCGCGCTGGGGCTGTCGGCCATGGACGTGGTCAGCGGTGCGGGCCATGACGCGGTGTATATGGCACGCGTCGCGCCCGCGGCCATGATCTTCGTGCCCTGCAAGGACGGGATCAGCCACAACGAGATCGAAGACGCGCGGCCCGACCATCTCGAGGCCGGCTGCAATGTCCTGCTGCACGCGATGCTGGCGCGCGCGGGCGTGGCTGACTGA
- a CDS encoding Bug family tripartite tricarboxylate transporter substrate binding protein, whose amino-acid sequence MRIALAGLLAPAALMLASPSVAQQYPDKPIRLVIPFPPGGGTDFLGRVVAKGLGSGKGWNVVPENRAGAGGTVGLASVARAQPDGYELVLAQIDNMVIAPEVYKQINYHSTKDFAPVGLVGETPLVIVTRDGSPFPTLKHVVEQGKRQPGSINYASPGAGTITHLAGELFQQVAGIKMQHVPYRGSGPAMADLLGGQVPLMFTSIPSAFSQIQSGKVRALAVTSLTRSPLLPDVPTVAESGYKDFDVRVWYGLVAPAKTPPAVLEKLSGELNQMLKAKEVVDAIAAQGAEPRPVTPAEFREIIQADIRKWRPVVQAAGVQAQ is encoded by the coding sequence ATGCGTATCGCACTTGCGGGACTGCTGGCGCCGGCGGCGCTGATGTTGGCGAGCCCGTCCGTCGCGCAGCAGTATCCGGACAAGCCCATCCGCCTGGTGATTCCCTTTCCGCCGGGCGGGGGCACCGATTTCCTGGGCCGCGTGGTGGCCAAGGGCCTGGGCTCGGGCAAGGGCTGGAACGTGGTGCCGGAGAACCGCGCGGGCGCGGGCGGCACGGTGGGGCTGGCATCGGTGGCCAGGGCGCAGCCCGATGGCTACGAGCTTGTCCTGGCGCAGATCGACAACATGGTCATCGCGCCCGAGGTCTACAAGCAGATCAACTACCACAGCACCAAGGATTTCGCGCCGGTGGGGCTGGTGGGAGAGACACCGCTGGTCATCGTGACCCGCGATGGCTCGCCGTTCCCGACCTTGAAGCACGTGGTGGAGCAGGGCAAGCGCCAGCCCGGCAGCATCAACTATGCCTCGCCAGGCGCTGGCACGATCACCCATCTTGCCGGGGAGCTTTTCCAGCAGGTGGCGGGTATCAAGATGCAGCACGTGCCCTATCGCGGCTCCGGTCCGGCCATGGCGGATCTGCTGGGCGGGCAGGTGCCCTTGATGTTCACGTCGATTCCCTCGGCCTTTTCGCAGATCCAGTCCGGCAAGGTGCGCGCGCTGGCGGTCACGTCGCTGACCCGCAGTCCGCTGCTGCCGGATGTGCCGACGGTGGCGGAGTCGGGCTACAAGGACTTCGACGTGCGCGTCTGGTACGGCCTGGTTGCGCCAGCCAAGACGCCGCCCGCCGTGCTGGAAAAGCTGAGCGGGGAGTTGAACCAGATGCTGAAGGCCAAGGAGGTGGTGGACGCCATCGCGGCGCAGGGCGCCGAGCCCAGGCCGGTCACGCCCGCGGAATTCCGCGAGATCATCCAGGCGGATATCCGGAAATGGCGGCCGGTGGTCCAGGCGGCGGGGGTGCAGGCGCAGTAG
- a CDS encoding CaiB/BaiF CoA transferase family protein, whose product MPLTGIRVLDLTRIISGPFCSALLADMGAEVIKIEAPGEGDPVRKQGELHEGFSWYFANYNRNKLSVTLDLYSDEGKALLAALVRKSDVVVENFRPGVMDKLGLSPEALKALRPDIVHCGINGFGTSGPYRDRPAFDFIAQAMSGFMSVNGEADGPPLRAGPPVSDLVAGLHAALGIVAALLRRERSGQGESLSVSLLSSMINLLSFQASNYFASGTAPLRNGNDHALVAPYGLFETADGQVAIAPSNDTMYVRLLNALEMPALQAHPDFATNALRMRNRPALREVIQARTRQRETAYWIEQCNRHGVPCGPVLSVPEVFEDPQVRDQQMAIDVEHPGHGPVRMLGFPIKFSQAPCRLRHPAPALGGDTAAVLAGIGVGAAELERLREEGIV is encoded by the coding sequence ATGCCTTTGACTGGAATCCGGGTCCTGGACCTGACACGCATCATTTCCGGCCCGTTCTGTTCGGCCCTGCTGGCCGACATGGGCGCCGAAGTGATCAAGATCGAAGCGCCGGGGGAAGGCGACCCGGTGCGCAAGCAGGGCGAGCTGCACGAAGGCTTCAGCTGGTACTTCGCCAACTACAACCGCAACAAGCTGTCGGTGACGCTGGATCTCTACAGCGACGAAGGCAAGGCCCTGCTGGCGGCGCTGGTGCGCAAGAGCGACGTGGTGGTGGAGAACTTCCGGCCAGGGGTGATGGACAAGCTGGGCCTGTCGCCCGAGGCGCTGAAAGCGCTGCGTCCGGACATCGTGCATTGCGGCATCAATGGCTTTGGCACCAGCGGGCCGTACCGTGACCGGCCTGCCTTCGATTTCATCGCGCAGGCGATGAGCGGATTCATGAGCGTGAACGGCGAGGCCGATGGCCCGCCCTTGCGGGCGGGGCCGCCGGTCAGCGATCTGGTGGCGGGGCTGCACGCCGCGCTGGGCATCGTGGCCGCCTTGCTGCGGCGCGAGCGCAGCGGCCAGGGCGAATCCTTGAGCGTGAGCCTGCTCTCCAGCATGATCAACCTGCTCAGCTTCCAGGCGTCGAACTATTTCGCCAGCGGCACGGCGCCGCTGCGCAACGGCAATGACCACGCGCTGGTGGCGCCCTATGGCTTGTTCGAGACCGCCGACGGCCAGGTTGCCATCGCGCCCAGCAACGACACCATGTATGTCCGCCTGCTGAATGCGCTGGAAATGCCGGCGCTGCAGGCGCATCCGGACTTCGCCACGAATGCCCTGCGCATGCGGAACCGGCCAGCCTTGCGCGAGGTCATCCAGGCGCGCACCCGCCAGCGCGAGACGGCGTACTGGATCGAGCAGTGCAACCGCCACGGCGTGCCTTGCGGGCCGGTGCTGAGCGTGCCCGAGGTGTTCGAGGATCCGCAGGTGCGTGACCAGCAGATGGCCATCGATGTCGAGCATCCCGGCCACGGACCCGTGCGGATGCTGGGGTTCCCCATCAAGTTCTCGCAGGCGCCATGCCGGTTGCGGCATCCCGCACCGGCCCTGGGCGGCGATACGGCTGCCGTGTTGGCAGGCATCGGCGTGGGCGCGGCGGAACTGGAAAGATTGCGTGAGGAAGGCATCGTCTAG
- a CDS encoding hydroxymethylglutaryl-CoA lyase yields MPLPTRVDVIEVGLRDGLQSEAAFVSTEDKVALLNRLIDAGVRHIEATSFVSPRAVPQMRDAAEVLAGARRVPGLVLSVLAPNAKGAERAMQAGADEIVVFVSASESHNAKNLNRSIDRSLQDIDEIAALTRGQSLRRKGAVATAFGCPFEGDVPEANIDKIVARYVEHGFDGITLGDTTGMATPVLVTQTVTRLQQEFPGLSISLHFHNTRGIGLVNVMTGLQLGITTYESSLGGMGGCPFAPGATGNICTEDLVNLLDEMDIATGIDLASLVGAARSLESIIGRPLPGQVMRAGPRLALHSLESIGAAHG; encoded by the coding sequence ATGCCCTTGCCTACCCGGGTCGATGTCATCGAAGTTGGCTTGCGTGACGGGCTGCAAAGCGAAGCGGCCTTCGTGTCCACCGAGGACAAGGTCGCGCTGCTCAATCGCCTGATCGATGCAGGCGTGCGCCATATCGAAGCCACCTCTTTCGTGTCACCGCGGGCTGTGCCGCAGATGCGGGATGCGGCCGAGGTGCTGGCCGGCGCGCGCCGGGTGCCGGGCCTGGTGCTGTCGGTGCTGGCGCCGAACGCAAAAGGGGCCGAGCGTGCCATGCAGGCCGGGGCCGATGAGATCGTGGTGTTTGTCTCGGCGTCGGAAAGCCACAACGCAAAGAACCTGAACCGGTCCATCGACCGTTCCTTGCAGGACATCGACGAGATCGCGGCGCTGACGCGCGGCCAGTCCCTCAGGCGCAAGGGTGCGGTGGCCACGGCTTTCGGCTGTCCTTTCGAAGGCGACGTGCCTGAGGCGAACATCGACAAGATCGTGGCGCGCTATGTGGAGCACGGCTTCGACGGCATTACCTTGGGCGACACCACGGGCATGGCGACGCCCGTGCTGGTCACGCAAACGGTGACGCGGCTCCAGCAAGAATTTCCCGGGCTTTCCATCTCGCTGCATTTCCACAATACGCGGGGCATCGGTCTCGTGAACGTGATGACGGGCCTGCAGTTGGGCATCACGACCTATGAGTCGTCGCTGGGCGGCATGGGTGGCTGTCCTTTCGCGCCGGGCGCCACGGGCAACATCTGCACGGAAGACCTCGTGAATCTGCTGGACGAGATGGATATCGCCACGGGCATCGACCTGGCGTCGCTGGTGGGCGCCGCGCGCAGCTTGGAAAGCATCATCGGGCGGCCCTTGCCCGGCCAGGTGATGCGGGCGGGCCCCCGCCTGGCGCTGCACTCCCTTGAGAGTATTGGCGCGGCCCACGGTTAA
- a CDS encoding LysR family transcriptional regulator, whose product MRFDLTTLQLFLAVLDTGSISAAAEREHIAASALSKRISELERSAGMPLLTRHARGVSATSAGRSLARGARLMLRQAADLSAQIQDHAHGVRGHVRLFANLSSITQFLPGELKSFLAEHPGVRVDLEERVSSVVTRAVAESEADIGVFFLSDDREGLVHYPYHKDEMALLVPAGHPLARRRSLSFVQTLDYEHVGMHRGSAASFMLHRRANEANREWRVRFHATSYDALVALVHAGLGIGVMPLKALALYRQEGVKLVKLTDEWAHRRLSICLRADDTQSSAAKLLLQHLLASARAAE is encoded by the coding sequence ATGCGCTTCGACCTGACCACCCTCCAACTCTTCCTGGCCGTCCTGGACACCGGCAGCATCTCCGCCGCCGCCGAGCGCGAACATATCGCCGCCTCCGCCCTCAGCAAACGCATCAGCGAACTCGAACGCTCCGCGGGCATGCCGCTGCTGACCCGCCATGCCCGCGGCGTATCTGCCACCTCCGCAGGCCGCTCCCTGGCCCGCGGCGCGCGCCTGATGCTCAGGCAGGCCGCCGACCTGTCCGCGCAGATCCAGGACCACGCCCACGGTGTACGCGGCCACGTACGGCTGTTCGCAAACCTGTCCTCCATCACCCAATTCCTGCCGGGTGAGCTGAAAAGCTTCCTGGCCGAGCACCCCGGCGTGCGGGTGGACCTGGAGGAGCGTGTCAGCAGCGTGGTGACGCGCGCCGTGGCGGAAAGCGAAGCGGACATTGGCGTGTTCTTCCTGTCGGACGACCGCGAGGGCCTGGTCCACTATCCGTATCACAAGGACGAGATGGCCCTGCTGGTGCCGGCAGGCCACCCGCTGGCGCGCCGTCGGTCGCTGTCCTTCGTGCAGACGCTGGATTACGAACACGTTGGCATGCACCGGGGCAGCGCGGCCAGCTTCATGCTGCATCGGCGGGCCAACGAGGCCAATCGAGAGTGGCGGGTGCGTTTCCATGCCACGTCCTACGATGCCCTGGTGGCATTGGTGCATGCGGGGCTGGGCATCGGGGTGATGCCGCTGAAGGCGCTGGCGCTGTATCGCCAGGAAGGGGTGAAGCTCGTCAAGCTGACCGACGAGTGGGCCCACCGGCGCCTGTCCATCTGCCTGCGCGCGGATGACACGCAGTCCAGCGCGGCGAAGCTGTTGCTGCAGCATTTGCTGGCCTCGGCGCGGGCTGCGGAGTAA
- a CDS encoding KTSC domain-containing protein, which produces MLALMCQAAKAETVQVKYHGPVSLAAFSCTDVRENSDVSRICYDRAERYMVIRLKKTYYHYCDMDAATVADLLRASSKRQFFQARIRGSGADGPFDCRTHPVPDKYQ; this is translated from the coding sequence ATGCTTGCCTTGATGTGCCAGGCAGCCAAGGCAGAGACCGTGCAAGTCAAATATCATGGCCCCGTGTCGTTGGCTGCCTTCTCGTGTACCGACGTCAGGGAGAACAGTGACGTTTCGCGTATTTGCTACGATCGGGCAGAGCGATACATGGTCATCCGACTCAAGAAGACTTACTACCACTACTGCGACATGGATGCCGCAACAGTGGCGGATCTGCTGAGGGCAAGCTCAAAGCGCCAGTTCTTTCAAGCCCGTATTCGCGGAAGCGGCGCTGACGGTCCCTTTGACTGCCGGACCCACCCGGTTCCGGATAAATATCAGTGA
- a CDS encoding PH domain-containing protein has protein sequence MIDFNNKGFFKLKRNDEYADRVTDLLLEGERVIDSYKSMRDGVVFTNKRIIAVNVQGITGSKKDFSSLPYKNIVAYSVETSGTFDLDSELEIYFSSLGKVRFEFTGKTSIVEISRLISAHVFS, from the coding sequence ATGATTGATTTCAATAACAAAGGTTTTTTCAAGCTGAAACGCAATGATGAGTACGCGGACCGCGTGACTGACTTGCTTTTGGAAGGCGAACGCGTCATTGACTCATACAAGTCCATGCGTGACGGCGTGGTTTTTACCAATAAGCGCATCATCGCTGTCAACGTGCAGGGCATCACCGGCAGTAAAAAGGATTTCTCCTCATTGCCGTACAAAAATATCGTGGCCTATTCCGTTGAAACATCCGGGACTTTTGATCTGGATTCCGAGCTGGAGATTTATTTTTCCTCGCTCGGAAAGGTGAGGTTCGAGTTCACCGGCAAGACATCCATCGTCGAAATCTCCAGGCTGATTTCGGCGCATGTCTTTAGTTAA